The genome window AATCCGAGCGGCAGGCCGGGATCATCACCGAACGTGAACGGCTCGCCCACGAGATCCACGACACGGTCGCCCAGGGTCTCTCGAGTATTCAGTTGCTGCTCCACGCCGCAGAACGGGACATCCCGGGGACGTCGCCGGCCCGGTCCCGCGTTGAACTCGCGCGCGCCACGGCGGCGCAGAGTCTGCGGGAGACCCGGGCGATCATCGCTGCCCTGCAACCCGATGATCTTCAAACGGGGACGTTCTCGGAGGCGCTGCGTCGACTGGCGGAGTCCGCCTCCGGGGACGGTCTGGAGGTCACTGTCGATATCGAGGACGCCGGGGACGCCGGGACTGCCTCCGCTGAGGGGGCCACTTTGTCGACGGGCCTGCCGATGCGGTTGGAGGCGGGGCTGCTGAGGGTCGCCCAGTCGGCGGTGTCCAATGTGCGCCAGCACTCCGGGGCGGCGCGGGCCAAGATCACTCTCACCGTGGAGCCCGGGTCGGTGCGGCTGGACATTGTCGACGACGGTCGAGGATTCGATACCACCGAGGTGGACCGGTCGGTCACGGAGCGGGCGAAAGAGGGGCATATCGGCCTGTCGGCGATGCGGCACCGCGCCCGTGATCTCGGTGGCACGCTGGAGATCGAATCTGCCCCGGGGCGCGGGACCGCAGTAGTGGTCAGCGTCCCGCGCAGCGCGCAGGAACACCAGGCCGACACAGCTGACGAAGGAGAGAATGCATGATCCGGGTACTGC of Corynebacterium terpenotabidum Y-11 contains these proteins:
- a CDS encoding sensor histidine kinase; translated protein: MSSTTFPPVPTAGDGTGVFRGSAVIRGSLAVVLVMLLAVTVAAAARRDGGSLTPVIVLAIPFAVVAGTGLARPFPVESPHRYGWLAILTLLWIALASQEAIASYLALILFVLYLLLLPTPWGAVATGLATALAVILSTTVAGPTVGAVLGPVLAGVAAIAIAAGVRSMSVVSEERRQLIDELVRTRGLLAESERQAGIITERERLAHEIHDTVAQGLSSIQLLLHAAERDIPGTSPARSRVELARATAAQSLRETRAIIAALQPDDLQTGTFSEALRRLAESASGDGLEVTVDIEDAGDAGTASAEGATLSTGLPMRLEAGLLRVAQSAVSNVRQHSGAARAKITLTVEPGSVRLDIVDDGRGFDTTEVDRSVTERAKEGHIGLSAMRHRARDLGGTLEIESAPGRGTAVVVSVPRSAQEHQADTADEGENA